The window TGCGAGCGGAACTCCGCGACGGATTCGGCGGCCTCGTCTTCGGCGTGGGCTTGCGTCTCCCGCACCGCCGCATCGACTTCCCGAATGCCGATGGTCCCGAACTTCAGATGCGGCGAGAGTCGGGAGGTGGCTTCTTCAGCCGGGTAATCGCGGGCTTCCTCGTACCGGGTGACGTCCGTCGCGAGAAAATCATCGAGCAACTCCCGGGCCGCCTCGGTGCCTGCCTCGGGGATGGACGCTGCCGGGGCATCGAAGCCGAGATTCGACAGCGTCGGAATCGGTTCGCCGTCGGAGGCCTCGGCCAACTCCGGCACCTCGTAGGGATCGGCCTTCTCCCTATCGCGCCACTTCTTCCAGAAGTAGGTGTACACCGAATAGGGGTCGCCCTGATTCGTCGTGATGGAGCCGGGTTGGTGGCAAATCGCGTCGTGGAACTGCTGGGGGAGGACGTCCCACTCCGTCAGTTCCTCAGCGACCAGTTCGTCGCGGCGCTGGGCCAGCCCCGAATAATCCCGATTCCACGAGACGGTGTCGACGTCGTGCTCCTCGGCGAGATCCAACAGCACGTCGGCGGGAGCGCCGTGGCGGACGAAGAGGTCAGACCCACGCTCCCGGTAGGCGTCTCGCAGGGATTCGAGCGCATCCAGCAGGAAGGCCACGCGCGGCGCGCCGGCGTGTTCGAGGACGTTCTCATCGAAGACTAACACTCCCGCAGCCGGCTCGGAGGGGTCGGCCAGCCCGCGGTTGTCGGCCACGCGAAGGTCCCGCCGGTGCCAATGCAGGCGCATTGGCTTTCGAATCGGGCGTTCGGCGTGTAAATCTCCGGGTCGGACCGCTCGTCTCCTGGTTCAGGATACAAATCGCGGAACCGAACAGCAGTAACGGGCGAAAAATGACGCTCTACTTATGCGGGTCCAGCAGGTCGTAACTGCGTTCCCACTCGTAATCGTCGTCGTGGTAGCGCTCGGCCAGCGGTTCGTCGGGCATCTCGCCGAGTTCGCGTTTCTCCTGCCCGTAGGAGGGTCGGTCCGCCTCGTGGTAGAACCGGCCGGTCAGCACCTCGCCCTCGTAGAGGGCTTCCTCGGTCTTCTGCATCATGTCGGCGGCCTCTCGCCGGTCCGAGACGTCGAAGTCGTAGTCGTCGCTCTGCTGGACGTCGACGTAGGGGACGTACTGCTTGGCGTCCTTGTTCCAGGTCGGACACTGGGTCAGGAAGTCGATATGCGAGAAGCCGTCGTGTTCGATGGCTTCCACGAGGATTTCCTGAGCCTGATTCGGGTTGACGGCAGCGGTTCGGGCGGCGTACGTCGCGCCGGCGGTCAGTGCCGTCGTCAGGGGCCGAATCGGCGACTTCGCGGAGCCGTGGGGCTGGGTCTTCGATTTGTGGCCCTTCGGGCTGGTGGGCGAGGTCTGGCCCTTCGTCAGCCCGAAAATCTCGTTGTTGAACACGATGTAGGTGAAATCGTGGTTCTCCCGGGCGGTGTGCATGAAGTGGTTGCCACCGATACCGTAGCCGTCGCCGTCGCCGCCCGCCGCGATGACTTCGAGTTCGGGGTTGGCGAGTTTGGCGGCCCGGGCGATGGGCAGCGCACGGCCGTGAATGGTGTGGAAGCCGTAGCTGTCGAAGTAACTGCTCAGTTTGCCGGAACAGCCGATACCGGTCACGAGCAGGATCTCTTCGGGGTCCTTGCCGAGGTCGGCCATGGCGCCTTTCAGCGCCTTGAGGACGCCGAAGTCACCACAGCCGGGACACCAGGTCGCCTGTGGCTCGATACCGGGTGTGTACTCGTCGCGTTCTACCTCGCGGTCCTCGCCGATTGCGTTGAATGCGCTCATGGTCAATCACCTGCCGCGGGGACGAACCGGGTGGTCGGCGCGGGTTCGCTCCCCTCGATG of the Natronomonas halophila genome contains:
- a CDS encoding cryptochrome/photolyase family protein; translation: MRLHWHRRDLRVADNRGLADPSEPAAGVLVFDENVLEHAGAPRVAFLLDALESLRDAYRERGSDLFVRHGAPADVLLDLAEEHDVDTVSWNRDYSGLAQRRDELVAEELTEWDVLPQQFHDAICHQPGSITTNQGDPYSVYTYFWKKWRDREKADPYEVPELAEASDGEPIPTLSNLGFDAPAASIPEAGTEAARELLDDFLATDVTRYEEARDYPAEEATSRLSPHLKFGTIGIREVDAAVRETQAHAEDEAAESVAEFRSQLAWREFYTHVLHFNPSVVTENYKEYDHEIEWENDEDLLAAWKAGKTGYPIVDAGMRQLREEAYMHNRVRMIVASFLTKDLLIDWREGYDHFREHLVDHDTANDNGGWQWAASTGTDAQPYFRIFNPMSQGERYDPEATYIKEYVPELRETDPETIHSWHELSEDEREAAAPDYPEPVVDHGERREEALAMFKRARGEEET
- a CDS encoding thiamine pyrophosphate-dependent enzyme encodes the protein MSAFNAIGEDREVERDEYTPGIEPQATWCPGCGDFGVLKALKGAMADLGKDPEEILLVTGIGCSGKLSSYFDSYGFHTIHGRALPIARAAKLANPELEVIAAGGDGDGYGIGGNHFMHTARENHDFTYIVFNNEIFGLTKGQTSPTSPKGHKSKTQPHGSAKSPIRPLTTALTAGATYAARTAAVNPNQAQEILVEAIEHDGFSHIDFLTQCPTWNKDAKQYVPYVDVQQSDDYDFDVSDRREAADMMQKTEEALYEGEVLTGRFYHEADRPSYGQEKRELGEMPDEPLAERYHDDDYEWERSYDLLDPHK